Proteins from one Malania oleifera isolate guangnan ecotype guangnan chromosome 4, ASM2987363v1, whole genome shotgun sequence genomic window:
- the LOC131153608 gene encoding protein DETOXIFICATION 40-like: MDQTAGDSELNQPLLQPTQAAAEDSPATAYDPQSQLEKVLSDTQLPYLRRLRSAARIELGLLFRLAAPAVMVYMINNLMSLSTRIFAGHLGNLELAAASLGNSGIQLFAYGLMLGMGSAVETLCGQAYGAHKYEMLGVYLQRSTLVLTATAVPLTVIYLLCKPILLLLGQSSALASAAAIFVYGLIPQIYAYAVNFPIQKFLQSQSIVTPSAVISGATLFLHLLLSWVAVYKLGLGLVGASLVLSLMWWVMVGAQFAYIVMSERCKATWRGFSVQAFAGIWDFVKLSSGSAVMLCLETWYMQILVLIAGLLKNPELALDALSVCMGINGLLFMVSVGFNAAASVRVGNELGSGNPKSAAFSVVMVNLVSFVVAVMEAVVVLSLRHVISYAFTSGATVANAVSELCPYLAVTLILNGVQPVLSGVAVGCGWQAFVAYVNIGCYYGVGIPLGCLLGFKFDFGVQGIWSGMIGGTMMQTLILVWATYRTDWNKEVEKARSRLDKWEDK; encoded by the exons ATGGATCAGACTGCTGGAGATAGTGAGCTCAATCAACCCCTCTTGCAGCCCACGCAGGCAGCGGCGGAGGATTCTCCGGCCACCGCCTACGATCCACAATCCCAGCTGGAGAAGGTGCTGTCCGACACCCAGTTGCCGTACTTGAGGCGGCTCCGGTCGGCGGCGAGAATCGAGCTGGGCTTGCTCTTTCGGCTGGCGGCGCCGGCGGTGATGGTGTACATGATCAACAACCTCATGTCGTTGTCCACCCGCATCTTCGCCGGCCACCTCGGCAACCTCGAGCTCGCCGCCGCCTCCCTCGGCAACAGCGGCATCCAACTCTTCGCCTACGGCCTTATG CTGGGAATGGGGAGTGCGGTGGAGACGCTGTGCGGGCAGGCGTACGGGGCCCACAAGTACGAAATGCTGGGAGTGTACCTCCAGCGTTCTACCCTCGTCCTCACCGCCACCGCCGTCCCTCTCACCGTCATCTACCTCCTCTGCAAGCCCATCCTCCTTCTCCTCGGCCAGTCCTCCGCCCTCGCCTCTGCCGCCGCCATCTTCGTGTACGGCCTCATACCCCAGATCTACGCCTACGCCGTCAACTTCCCCATCCAGAAGTTCCTGCAGTCGCAGAGCATTGTGACCCCCAGCGCCGTCATCTCCGGCGCCACCCTCTTCCTGCACCTCCTCCTAAGTTGGGTGGCCGTCTACAAGCTGGGCCTGGGCTTGGTGGGGGCCTCCCTGGTGCTCAGCCTGATGTGGTGGGTCATGGTGGGGGCCCAGTTCGCTTACATCGTGATGAGCGAGCGGTGTAAGGCCACGTGGCGAGGGTTCAGCGTGCAGGCGTTCGCCGGAATTTGGGATTTCGTGAAGCTGTCGAGTGGGTCTGCGGTGATGCTGTGCTTGGAGACATGGTACATGCAGATTCTGGTGCTCATCGCCGGTCTGCTCAAGAACCCGGAGCTTGCTCTCGATGCTCTCTCCGTCTG CATGGGAATAAATGGGTTGCTGTTCATGGTTTCAGTGGGCTTCAATGCAGCCGCAAG TGTGAGGGTAGGGAATGAACTGGGTTCCGGAAATCCGAAGTCGGCGGCGTTTAGCGTGGTGATGGTTAATTTAGTGTCATTTGTGGTGGCGGTGATGGAAGCTGTGGTGGTGCTATCTCTACGCCACGTCATTAGTTACGCCTTCACCAGCGGTGCTACCGTCGCCAACGCTGTCTCCGAACTCTGTCCTTACCTGGCTGTCACCCTCATCCTCAACGGCGTCCAACCTGTCCTCTCCG GAGTAGCGGTAGGGTGTGGGTGGCAGGCGTTCGTGGCGTACGTAAATATTGGATGCTATTATGGAGTGGGAATCCCTTTGGGTTGTCTTCTTGGCTTTAAATTCGACTTTGGTGTTCAG GGGATATGGAGTGGGATGATTGGAGGAACAATGATGCAGACCCTTATCTTGGTGTGGGCAACATATCGCACCGATTGGAATAAAGAG GTGGAGAAGGCTAGGTCGCGTTTGGACAAGTGGGAAGACAAGTAG